One genomic window of Carassius gibelio isolate Cgi1373 ecotype wild population from Czech Republic chromosome A10, carGib1.2-hapl.c, whole genome shotgun sequence includes the following:
- the LOC128021304 gene encoding dematin — protein sequence MQKAGTAPSSRGPSAPGSPATSIVARMDNQVIGYKDLAAIPKDKAILEVERPDLMVYEPHFNISALDRIGLSRSRERSMSPHSVSPPPSPEIFASKESKEWSEQGSPGGSNTGSTVQLRKISLTSKGPMQHFHRPDSGTNIYKKPPIYKHDGQTGLSHSKHDVIIESSKFPAAQPPDPNQPSKIETEYWPCPPSLATMEIEWQKKAAKQGKEIEDDEFEDLTEDAKRLQEQELHKIQSNLGKLILKEEIEKSVHNRRKTRSLPDGTNIHLGSSASATKSASLPPCSRTGLTRLQSADFTSTDNGKAKTGVQNDDTQSGRMDRGSSLPSILEQKIYPYEMLVVTHRGRSKLPPGVDRTRLERHLSPEEFQSLFGMSIAEFDCLSLWKRNDLKKKVSLF from the exons ATGCAAaag GCAGGGACGGCCCCGTCCTCCCGGGGTCCAAGTGCTCCTGGGTCCCCAGCCACCTCTATTGTG GCACGAATGGACAATCAGGTCATTGGATATAAAGACTTGGCCGCCATTCCCAAAGACAAAGCCATTCTTGAGGTGGAACGGCCAGATCTGATGGTGTACGAGCCACATTTCAATATCTCAGCCCTGGACCGTATAGGTCTTTCCAGAAGCAGAGAG AGATCAATGTCCCCTCATTCTGTCTCGCCCCCTCCGTCCCCTGAG ATATTTGCCTCAAAAGAGTCAAAGGAGTGGTCAGAGCAGGGCTCTCCAGGAGGCTCCAACACGGGCTCCACGGTGCAGCTCCGCAAAATCAGCCTCACCTCCAAAGGCCCCATGCAGCACTTCCACAGGCCGG ACAGCGGCACTAATATCTATAAGAAGCCACCCATTTACAAACACG ACGGACAGACGGGACTGTCTCATAGTAAACACGATGTGATCATTGAGTCCTCCAAGTTCCCAGCAGCCCAACCGCCGGATCCCAACCAACCTTCAAAGATAGAGACTGAGTACTGGCCCTGTCCACCCTCTCTAGCCACTATGG AGATCGAGTGGCAGAAGAAGGCAGCCAAACAGGGAAAAGAAATCGAGGACGATGAGTTTGAGGACCTGACAGAAGATGCAAAGAGACTCCAGGAACAGGAACTCCACAAG ATACAGTCCAACTTGGGCAAACTGATCCTGAAGGAGGAGATTGAGAAATCAGTGCACAATCGTAGAAAAACACGGTCCCTGCCAGATGGGACAAACATACATTTGG GATCATCAGCCAGTGCTACTAAATCTGCCTCTTTACCTCCTTGCAGTCGAACAGGTCTCACAAGG CTCCAGTCTGCCGACTTCACCTCCACAGACAATGGAAAAGCAAAAACAG GTGTACAG AATGACGATACACAGAGTGGGAGAATGGACAGAGGAAGCTCTCTTCCTAGTATTCTGGAACAGAAG ATATATCCATATGAAATGCTGGTTGTGACCCACAGAGGGCGCAGTAAGCTTCCTCCAGGTGTTGACAGGACAAGATTAGAG cggCATCTGTCTCCAGAGGAATTCCAGAGTTTATTCGGAATGTCCATCGCAGAATTTGATTGTCTGTCACTATGGAAACGGAACGACCTGAAGAAGAAAGTGTCCCTGTTCTAA